The following coding sequences lie in one Spea bombifrons isolate aSpeBom1 chromosome 5, aSpeBom1.2.pri, whole genome shotgun sequence genomic window:
- the LOC128497947 gene encoding uncharacterized protein LOC128497947 has protein sequence MCANVELHTKNEHRYLFARQLQFTANENLAVERSDHFVKPRFMPEQDIWKKRPPDFSVKLYKSLHLPRKLVEVDKRGKKHTNKMEAPKQGNSLQVIPDDQLPNIMRKEKFPKFQTKFKHVGQFEDALMVVKNGQYPKDKYKDPKLHDFRQYETGIPDFNTSYSRDPFNIKLKSQNVSFVYGHLPEKMTKSYANNFKTHKPSDPTWDSTLILPKIPWPPKSASFTKHRRRRGVYTAFMDRVEEKFTAGQQ, from the exons ATGTGTGCCAACGTTGAACTTCATACCAAAAATGAGCATCGTTACTTGTTTGCAAGACAATTGCAATTTACTGCAAATGAAAATTTGGCAGTTGAAAGAAGTGACCATTTTGTGAAACCAAGATTCATGCCGGAGCAAGACATCTGGAAGAAACGGCCTCCAGACTTCAGTGTCAAGCTATACAAATCTTTACATTTGCCAAGAAAATTGGTAGAAGTAGATAAAAGgggcaaaaaacacacaaacaaaatggAAGCACCTAAGCAAGGGAACAGTCTACAAGTGATACCGGATGACCAGCTTCCTAATATAATGAGAAAAGAGAAGTTCCCAAAATTCCAAACAAAATTTAAACATGTCGGACAATTCGAGGACGCCTTGATGGTTGTTAAAAATGGCCAATACCCTAAAGACAAATACAAAGACCCAAAGCTTCACGATTTTAGACAG TATGAAACGGGCATTCCTGATTTCAATACAAGTTATTCTCGCGATCCGTTCAACATCAAACTCAAGTCTCAAAATGTAAGCTTTG TTTATGGACACTTACCAGAAAAGATGACTAAATCATATGCTAATAATTTTAAAACTCATAAACCTTCTGATCCTACATGGGATTCAACTCTAATTCTTCCGAAGATTCCTTGGCCACCTAAATCTGCATCATTTACG aaacatagaagacGACGTGGTGTGTACACTGCATTCATGGATCGTGTTGAAGAGAAGTTTACAGCAGGAcaacaataa
- the LOC128497945 gene encoding scinderin-like: MGLKHKEFEKAGVKHGLQIWRIEKLELAEVPENLYGSFFVGDAYVILNTVDRGLYKLYNLHFWLGNECTQDESTAAVIFTVQLDDYLGGSPVQYRELQGHESNTFLGYFKQGITYQAGGIASGFQHVVTNDVSAQRLLHIKGRRVIRATEVPFSWSSFNSGDCFIIDVGSHIYQWCGTKSNKFERLKASQVATGIRNNERQGRAELTVIEEDNEPHVLTTILGPKPQLPDGDDDTDEVADVTHRKKAKLHMVSDASGSMEITVVSEESPFSMSMLLTEECFILDSADKNIFVWKGKKSNREEKRAALKTAEEFIKKMNYSATTQIIILPEGGETPIFKQYFKDWKDKDQSVGFGKVTTKGAIAVVEQIPFNAEKLHESSKMAAQYNMIDDGSGQCQIWRVESNGRVPVDPETYGQFYGGDCYIIMYSCAKGNIIYTWQGTHATKDEITFSAFLTVQLDRSMKAGATHTRVSQGKEPPHLLSIFKDKPLIVYKDGTSRKGGQTPPRPIRLFQVRKNLGSITRIAELENDSAALNSNDAFVLKMQNNSAIIWIGKGANEDEIKGAEYLVKVLNCKGTKIAEGQEPDIFWSTLGGKKQYQTSPLLESSIEDHPPRLFGCSDKSGRFVIEEVPGEFTQEDLAEDDVMMLDTWDQIFLWIGKDSNEREKKESLISAKKYLQSDPSGRDKEIPITTVKQGHEPPTFTGWFLAWDSKKWE; encoded by the exons ATGGGTTTGAAACACAAGGAGTTTGAGAAAGCTGGTGTGAAGCATGGACTGCAGATATGGAGAATCGAGAAACTGGAACTTGCTGAAGTTCCTGAGAACCTTTACGGAAGTTTCTTTGTGGGTGATGCCTACGTGATACTAAATACTGTAGATCGCGGACTCTACAAACTGTATAACCTACATTTTTGGCTTG gaAATGAATGCACCCAAGATGAAAGCACTGCTGCAGTCATATTCACTGTCCAGCTGGATGACTACCTGGGTGGAAGCCCAGTCCAATATAGAGAACTACAAGGACACGAGTCCAACACATTTCTTGGTTATTTTAAACAAGGCATTACGTACCAG GCTGGTGGTATCGCATCTGGGTTCCAACACGTGGTGACCAATGACGTCAGTGCCCAGAGACTTCTGCACATTAAGGGAAGAAGGGTCATCAGAGCAACTGAAGTCCCTTTTAGCTGGTCCAGCTTCAACAGCGGAGATTGTTTTATCATTGATGTTGGATCT cacATTTATCAGTGGTGTGGCACTAAAAGCAACAAGTTTGAGCGTCTGAAGGCATCACAAGTTGCCACTGGAATTCGTAACAATGAAAGACAAGGAAGAGCTGAGCTGACAGTTATAGAAGAAGACAACGAACCACATGTTCTCACAACG aTTTTAGGTCCAAAACCACAGTTACCAGATGGAGATGATGATACTGATGAAGTTGCTGATGTCACCCAccgaaaaaaagcaaaactgcATATG gtATCAGATGCCAGTGGATCTATGGAAATCACAGTTGTTTCAGAGGAAAGTCCCTTTTCTATGTCCATGCTACTGACTGAGGAATGCTTTATTCTGGACAGTGCAGACAAGAATATCTTTGTGTGGAAAG GTAAGAAATCCAACCGTGAAGAAAAAAGGGCTGCATTGAAGACAGCTGAAGAATTCATTAAGAAAATGAATTACTCCGCTACCACTCAG ATAATAATATTGCCAGAAGGTGGAGAAACTCCAATTTTTAAACAGTACTTCAAAGACTGGAAAGACAAAGATCAAAGTGTTGGGTTTGGAAAAGTAACCACTAAGGGAGCTATAGCTGTTGTTGAGCAAATTCCATTTAATGCAGAAAAGTTACATGAATCTTCAAAAATGGCAGCTCAGTACAACATGATAGATGACGGGTCTGGCCAATGTCAG ATATGGCGTGTTGAAAGCAATGGCCGTGTTCCGGTAGATCCAGAGACCTATGGGCAATTCTATGGAGGAGATTGTTACATAATAATGTATTCTTGTGCAAAAGGAAACATAATTTACACCTG gcAAGGAACACATGCAACAAAAGATGAGATCACATTCTCTGCCTTTCTAACAGTTCAACTGGATCGTTCCATGAAAGCTGGAGCTACTCAT ACTCGtgtttcccaaggaaaagagcCCCCACATTTACTCAGTATCTTCAAAGATAAACCCCTTATTGTATATAAAGATGGGACCTCAAGAAAAGGGGGCCAGACACCTCCACGACCCATACGACTCTTTCAAGTACGAAAAAACTTAGGCTCAATTACCAGGATTGCTGAG CTTGAAAATGATTCAGCAGCATTGAATTCCAATGATGCTTTTgtcttaaaaatgcaaaataactcTGCCATCATATGGATTGGAAAAGGTGCAAATGAGGATGAAATAAAGGGAGCTGAGTACTTAGTCAAAGTTCTAAATTGCAAGGGAACCAAAATTGCAGAAGGGCAAGAACCAG ATATATTCTGGTCAACGCTTGGAGGGAAAAAGCAATATCAGACTTCACCACTCCTTGAATCATCTATTGAAGATCATCCACCAAGACTTTTTGGTTGCTCTGATAAATCAGGTCGCTTTGTG ATTGAAGAGGTACCAGGTGAATTTACTCAAGAAGACCTAGCAGAGGATGATGTAATGATGCTTGATACATGGGATcag ATATTTTTATGGATCGGAAAAGATTCCAATGAACGAGAGAAGAAAGAATCTCTAATATCAG CCAAAAAATATCTTCAGAGTGACCCTTCTGGGAGAGACAAGGAGATTCCAATCACTACTGTGAAACAAGGACACGAACCACCAACATTCACTGGCTGGTTTTTGGCATGGGACTCCAAGAAATGGGAATAG